In a single window of the Microbacterium sp. Root61 genome:
- the rfbA gene encoding glucose-1-phosphate thymidylyltransferase RfbA, which yields MRGIILAGGTGSRLHPITLGISKQLVPVYDKPMIYYPLSTLILAGIQDILIITTPQDADQFQRLLGDGSQFGVSITYVSQPSPDGLAQAFILGEDHIGSDTVALVLGDNIFYGQGMGTRLRQYNDLTGGVVFGYWVDDAAAYGVVEFDAQGRVVSLEEKPVVPKSNYAVPGLYFYDNDVVEIAKGLEPSPRGELEITDVNKAYLQRGDLKVELLPRGTAWLDTGTFDSLSEATDFIRTVEKRQGLSIGCPEEVAWRMGFLSDDELRQRAEPLVKSGYGAYLLKALAQGAPGRAV from the coding sequence ATGCGTGGCATCATTCTGGCCGGCGGCACCGGGTCGCGGCTCCACCCCATCACCCTGGGGATTTCTAAGCAACTGGTCCCGGTGTACGACAAGCCGATGATCTACTACCCGCTTTCGACGCTCATCCTGGCGGGGATCCAAGACATCCTGATCATCACGACGCCTCAGGATGCGGACCAGTTCCAGCGTCTGCTGGGCGATGGGTCGCAGTTCGGCGTGTCGATCACGTACGTGAGCCAGCCGTCTCCGGACGGTCTTGCACAGGCGTTCATCCTCGGCGAGGATCACATCGGCTCAGACACCGTCGCGCTCGTTCTGGGCGACAACATCTTCTACGGACAGGGCATGGGCACACGCCTCCGCCAGTACAACGATCTGACCGGCGGTGTCGTGTTCGGCTACTGGGTCGATGACGCTGCGGCGTACGGCGTCGTCGAATTCGACGCCCAGGGACGAGTGGTCTCCCTCGAGGAGAAGCCCGTTGTGCCGAAGAGCAACTATGCGGTGCCAGGACTGTACTTCTACGACAACGACGTCGTGGAGATCGCGAAGGGGCTCGAGCCCTCCCCGCGAGGCGAGCTCGAGATCACCGACGTCAACAAGGCGTACCTCCAGCGAGGCGATCTGAAGGTGGAGCTCCTGCCGCGTGGCACTGCGTGGCTGGACACGGGCACGTTCGACTCCCTGAGCGAGGCGACGGACTTCATCCGGACGGTCGAGAAGCGCCAGGGGCTCTCGATCGGCTGCCCCGAAGAGGTCGCATGGCGGATGGGGTTCCTGAGCGACGACGAGTTGCGACAGCGCGCCGAACCGCTGGTCAAGAGCGGGTATGGCGCCTATCTCCTCAAGGCGCTCGCACAGGGTGCGCCCGGCCGCGCCGTCTAG
- a CDS encoding rhamnan synthesis F family protein, which produces MTEAEPARPIAAPSVFPEEGKRLVIYVVYDQRGDVDDFIPFALEGLRAHASKILVMVNGSLSAAGRAKLAPVSDEIIVRDNIGFDIWAHKEALDHVGSGIAEFDEVVMTNDTWFGPVRPFGPVLDRMGDRSVHFWGMTDHAREDPNPFTQKGVLPYHLQSFWIAVRRAMFLSPEWARYWRELPAMPSYFDAVLKHEAVFTERFGDAGYVHDVAYRSADYPTDHPALFNPDLLLADGCPVLKRRPFFHYPPFLDRHAVIGRQILAEVGDYGYPLALIWQNLARNVKPKVLNTDAGMLEVLPDVDVSYDPTRPMRVAAVVHVRGSDELGDVFDRLAALPVAFDLIVTTSAPDRLESLQATIDALQGQAVRRDVRLVPSRRGRDMSAFFVGSRDVLEDDAYDLVVKVHTRVPKKRGVNTARYFRRYEVENLLSSPGYFANVLGLFQRESGLGVVFPPMLHLGYATPGRAWLLYRERAVELCAELGIRVPLDGVSPLAPLGGMWIARPSAMRLLRDANWGFSDYSASPRAKGSDLGRLQERLIPLAAGELGFHSRTIMNAEHAGISHGSLEYKIDQLSATTPGYPVDQIQFLHRAGWAGHGGIIALTRMYINLNHPRLAEAVRPVTRPLGGIARRGIFAMRAIKSRLRGGSTADGTGA; this is translated from the coding sequence ATGACAGAAGCTGAACCGGCGCGCCCGATCGCGGCTCCCTCGGTGTTCCCGGAAGAGGGGAAACGCCTGGTCATCTACGTCGTGTACGACCAGCGGGGCGACGTCGACGACTTCATCCCGTTCGCGCTGGAGGGCCTGCGCGCCCACGCTTCCAAAATCCTCGTGATGGTGAACGGATCGCTCAGTGCGGCCGGCCGGGCGAAGCTCGCCCCGGTGTCGGACGAGATCATCGTCCGCGACAACATCGGCTTCGATATCTGGGCTCACAAGGAAGCCCTCGACCACGTCGGCAGCGGCATCGCCGAGTTCGACGAAGTCGTGATGACGAATGACACCTGGTTCGGGCCGGTGCGTCCGTTCGGTCCGGTGCTCGATCGTATGGGGGATCGATCGGTGCACTTCTGGGGCATGACCGATCACGCTCGTGAAGACCCGAACCCGTTCACTCAGAAGGGTGTGCTGCCGTACCACCTGCAGTCGTTCTGGATCGCTGTCAGGCGAGCGATGTTCCTGTCGCCGGAATGGGCGCGGTATTGGCGGGAGCTCCCCGCGATGCCGTCGTATTTCGACGCCGTTCTCAAGCATGAAGCGGTCTTCACGGAGCGTTTCGGCGACGCCGGGTACGTGCATGATGTCGCGTATCGTTCCGCCGACTATCCGACCGATCACCCCGCGCTGTTCAACCCGGACCTGCTGCTCGCTGACGGGTGCCCCGTCCTGAAGCGTCGTCCCTTCTTCCACTACCCGCCGTTCTTGGACCGCCATGCCGTCATCGGTCGACAGATCCTCGCCGAGGTCGGTGACTACGGCTACCCCCTGGCGCTGATCTGGCAGAACCTCGCTCGCAACGTCAAGCCGAAGGTGCTCAACACCGACGCGGGCATGCTCGAAGTGCTCCCTGACGTCGATGTGTCCTACGACCCGACGCGTCCGATGCGTGTCGCCGCGGTCGTCCACGTCCGCGGGAGCGACGAGCTCGGCGACGTCTTCGACCGTCTCGCGGCGTTGCCTGTGGCGTTCGATCTGATCGTCACCACGTCGGCTCCTGATCGACTCGAGTCGCTCCAGGCGACGATCGACGCGTTACAGGGGCAGGCGGTGCGCCGAGATGTCAGGCTCGTTCCGTCACGCCGCGGTCGCGACATGAGCGCCTTTTTCGTGGGCTCTCGCGATGTCCTGGAGGATGACGCCTACGACCTCGTCGTCAAGGTCCACACTCGGGTACCCAAGAAGCGCGGCGTGAACACGGCACGCTACTTCCGCCGCTACGAGGTCGAGAACCTGCTGAGCAGCCCCGGGTACTTCGCGAACGTGCTGGGACTTTTCCAGCGCGAGTCCGGACTGGGGGTCGTCTTCCCGCCGATGCTGCACCTCGGCTATGCGACCCCGGGTCGCGCGTGGCTGCTGTATCGCGAACGGGCCGTCGAACTGTGCGCTGAGCTCGGAATCCGGGTCCCGCTCGACGGGGTTTCCCCCCTGGCCCCCCTCGGTGGGATGTGGATCGCGCGTCCGTCCGCGATGCGGCTTCTCAGAGATGCGAACTGGGGCTTCTCCGACTATTCGGCTTCGCCGCGCGCGAAGGGGTCGGACCTCGGCCGGCTCCAGGAGCGCCTCATTCCTCTCGCTGCCGGCGAGCTCGGGTTCCATTCCCGAACGATCATGAATGCGGAACACGCAGGCATCAGTCACGGTTCGCTCGAGTACAAGATCGACCAGCTGTCCGCGACCACCCCTGGGTACCCTGTGGATCAGATCCAGTTCCTTCACCGTGCCGGGTGGGCCGGGCACGGCGGCATCATCGCTCTCACGCGGATGTACATCAATCTCAACCACCCGCGGCTTGCCGAGGCGGTGCGCCCAGTCACGAGGCCGCTCGGCGGCATCGCGCGACGGGGGATCTTCGCGATGCGAGCGATCAAGAGCAGATTGCGTGGCGGTTCGACGGCAGATGGGACGGGCGCATGA
- a CDS encoding sugar nucleotide-binding protein, with product MAEFGKPLAIVETPIPGMVVFELPVHGDSRGWFKENWQREKMTALGLPDFGPVQNNISFNDAIGTTRGIHAEPWDKWVSVATGRIFGAWVDLREGPTFGAVFTTELDPSRAIFVPRGVGNSYQTLEADTAYTYLVNDHWSPDAAYSFLNLADETAAIEWPIPLSEVEISPKDLAHPRLADVAPIPPKKILVLGAGGQLGLALREEFGEAEHIEYASRAELDVTGAGLASARRWRDYATIVNAAAYTAVDLAETADGRSAAWAANARGIAALAAVAAENGITLVHISSDYVFDGSAEGAYAEDAPFAPLGVYGQTKAAGDAVVATVPRHYVVRTSWVIGEGKNFVRTMASLAERGIDPKVVGDQVGRLTFTNDLARGIRHLLDARAPFGTYNLTGSGQPTSWADVARRVFALTGHDATRVTDVTTDAYFASVTGPVSPRPRNSVLELAKIISTGFDPADVEESLRRYLNA from the coding sequence ATGGCGGAGTTCGGCAAGCCGCTCGCCATCGTCGAGACGCCGATCCCCGGCATGGTCGTCTTCGAGCTCCCCGTGCACGGGGACTCGCGCGGCTGGTTCAAGGAGAACTGGCAGCGCGAGAAGATGACGGCCCTCGGCCTCCCCGACTTCGGGCCGGTCCAGAACAACATCTCGTTCAACGACGCGATCGGCACGACACGGGGCATCCATGCCGAGCCTTGGGACAAGTGGGTCTCGGTGGCAACGGGACGCATCTTCGGTGCATGGGTCGACCTGCGCGAGGGCCCGACCTTCGGCGCCGTCTTCACCACCGAGCTCGACCCCTCTCGCGCGATCTTCGTTCCGCGCGGCGTGGGTAACTCGTACCAGACGCTCGAGGCCGACACCGCGTACACGTACCTCGTCAACGACCATTGGTCGCCGGACGCCGCGTACTCGTTCCTGAACCTAGCCGACGAGACCGCGGCGATCGAGTGGCCGATCCCCCTCAGCGAGGTCGAGATCTCCCCCAAGGACCTCGCCCACCCGCGGCTGGCGGATGTCGCACCGATCCCGCCGAAGAAGATCCTCGTCCTGGGCGCCGGCGGCCAGCTCGGGCTCGCACTGCGCGAGGAGTTCGGGGAGGCGGAGCATATCGAGTACGCCTCCCGTGCCGAACTCGACGTCACGGGAGCGGGGCTGGCGTCGGCCCGGCGGTGGCGCGACTACGCCACGATCGTCAACGCCGCCGCCTATACCGCCGTCGACCTTGCGGAGACCGCCGACGGACGCAGTGCGGCGTGGGCCGCGAACGCGAGGGGGATCGCCGCGCTCGCGGCCGTCGCCGCGGAGAACGGCATCACACTGGTCCACATCTCGAGCGACTATGTCTTCGACGGAAGCGCCGAAGGCGCGTACGCCGAGGACGCGCCCTTCGCACCGCTCGGCGTCTACGGCCAGACGAAGGCTGCGGGCGATGCCGTCGTGGCGACTGTCCCGCGCCACTATGTCGTGCGCACATCCTGGGTGATCGGTGAAGGCAAGAACTTTGTCCGGACGATGGCCTCGCTCGCCGAACGCGGCATCGATCCGAAGGTCGTCGGCGACCAGGTCGGCCGGCTGACCTTCACGAACGACCTGGCACGGGGCATCCGCCATCTGCTGGACGCCCGCGCACCGTTCGGCACCTACAACCTGACAGGCAGTGGCCAGCCCACGAGCTGGGCGGACGTCGCACGTCGGGTCTTCGCGCTCACCGGCCACGATGCTACCCGCGTCACCGACGTCACGACCGACGCGTACTTCGCGTCGGTCACGGGACCGGTGTCTCCTCGGCCACGCAACAGTGTCCTGGAACTTGCGAAGATCATTTCTACTGGGTTCGATCCTGCTGACGTCGAAGAAAGCCTCCGCCGCTACCTCAACGCTTGA
- the rfbB gene encoding dTDP-glucose 4,6-dehydratase — translation MQRILVTGGAGFIGSNFVHHLVEHTDRHVTVLDALTYAGNRASLADLPADRVRFVEGDITDAALVDTLFSEADAVVHYAAESHNDNSLDNPRPFLDTNIIGTYTLLEAARRHGTRFHHISTDEVYGDLELDDPARFTESTPYNPSSPYSSTKAGSDLLVRAWVRSFGVQATISNCSNNYGPYQHVEKFIPRQITNVVRDIRPKLYGKGENVRDWIHADDHSSAVLTILDKGEIGETYLIGADGEKNNKDVVELILELMGQPRDAYDHVTDRAGHDLRYAIDSTKLRTELGWTPSYGDFEAGLAATIQWYRDHESWWAPAKDGVEAFYASKGQ, via the coding sequence ATGCAGAGAATCCTCGTGACCGGTGGCGCAGGCTTCATCGGATCGAACTTCGTCCACCACCTCGTGGAGCACACCGACCGCCACGTCACTGTCCTCGATGCCCTGACATACGCGGGAAACCGTGCGTCCCTGGCTGACCTGCCCGCCGATCGCGTGCGGTTCGTGGAGGGCGACATCACGGATGCGGCGCTGGTGGACACACTTTTCTCCGAAGCGGATGCCGTCGTGCACTACGCCGCGGAGTCCCACAACGACAACTCGTTGGACAACCCGCGTCCGTTCCTGGATACGAACATCATCGGCACCTACACACTGCTGGAAGCCGCCCGCCGCCATGGGACGCGGTTCCATCACATCTCGACCGACGAGGTCTACGGCGACCTCGAGCTCGACGATCCCGCCAGATTCACCGAGTCCACGCCGTACAACCCCTCCTCGCCCTACTCGTCGACCAAGGCAGGGTCCGACCTGCTCGTGCGCGCCTGGGTGCGGTCGTTCGGTGTGCAGGCCACCATCTCCAACTGTTCGAACAACTACGGCCCGTACCAGCACGTGGAGAAGTTCATTCCGCGCCAGATCACGAACGTCGTCCGTGACATCCGCCCCAAGCTCTATGGCAAGGGCGAGAACGTCCGCGACTGGATCCACGCCGACGATCATTCCTCCGCAGTGCTGACGATCCTCGACAAGGGCGAGATCGGCGAGACCTACCTGATCGGCGCCGACGGCGAGAAGAACAACAAGGACGTCGTCGAACTCATCCTCGAGCTGATGGGTCAGCCTCGCGACGCCTACGATCACGTCACCGACCGCGCCGGACACGACCTGCGCTATGCGATCGACTCGACGAAGCTGCGCACCGAACTGGGCTGGACCCCCTCGTACGGCGACTTCGAGGCGGGCCTGGCCGCGACGATCCAGTGGTACCGCGACCACGAGTCGTGGTGGGCGCCGGCGAAGGACGGCGTCGAGGCGTTCTACGCGTCCAAGGGCCAGTGA
- a CDS encoding rhamnan synthesis F family protein, which translates to MTATMATPERVAEVFPVGGSRLIIYVVYDRRGGVEDYVPHALAALRDHATRMLVVINGSLSDEGRAKLEPVADEILVRENVGFDIWAHKDALEHVGTAIAEYDEVLLTNDSWFGPVRPFGPVFDRMDARAAHFWGMTDHGKEVPNPFTKKGELPVHLQSYWIAVRREMLQSEEWARYWRELPPMAEHFDGVLLHEAVFTAHFDSLGFTQDVAFNHLDYDTKNPSLLNADALLDNGCPVLKRRPFFQWPPYLDRFAVIGRWTLEKAASYGYPVELIWRNLARNVPPRDLNADACMLEVLPEIDVSYDPTEPFRTVVIAHIFYEEMTGEILDRADTLPGAYDLVVTTPDATRAAAIQAAIDARGTTRGSVDVRVLASNDGRDQSAFLIGCRDVLLSGAYDLVVKIHSKKTVQDGYNIGRHFKAQQFENLLSSPGYTANLIALFQKEPGLGLVFPPTIHIGYPTMGRGWWSNKPGFEKLAAEFGIQVPLDEISPLAPYGSMFVARPEALRVLVEQDWTYDKFGGAEAYRDGGLAHILERMPCYAAGELGYHSRTVSNFEYMSISHTTFEFNFDEMSATIPGYTYEQIEFLKLAGYVGHGRARDFARIYMRLWHPGTGAKVGRALEPDRWLGRWTRRLRHPRASARNLLRRNSK; encoded by the coding sequence ATGACGGCGACAATGGCGACGCCTGAGCGCGTCGCGGAAGTGTTCCCGGTCGGCGGCAGCCGATTGATCATCTACGTCGTCTACGACAGGCGGGGCGGCGTCGAGGACTACGTTCCCCACGCGCTCGCCGCGCTGCGGGATCATGCGACTCGCATGCTCGTCGTGATCAATGGGTCATTGTCGGACGAGGGACGGGCCAAGCTCGAACCCGTCGCCGACGAGATCCTCGTGCGCGAGAACGTCGGATTCGATATCTGGGCGCACAAGGACGCACTCGAGCATGTCGGTACCGCAATCGCCGAGTACGACGAGGTCCTCCTCACCAACGACAGCTGGTTCGGTCCTGTGCGGCCGTTCGGCCCGGTGTTCGATCGCATGGATGCGCGTGCTGCCCACTTCTGGGGCATGACCGATCACGGCAAAGAGGTGCCGAATCCCTTCACGAAGAAGGGCGAGCTCCCCGTTCATCTGCAGTCCTATTGGATCGCGGTGCGACGCGAGATGCTCCAGTCGGAGGAGTGGGCGCGCTACTGGCGCGAACTGCCGCCGATGGCGGAGCACTTCGACGGTGTGCTGCTGCACGAAGCTGTTTTCACAGCACACTTCGATTCCCTCGGATTCACCCAAGACGTCGCCTTCAACCATCTCGACTACGACACGAAGAACCCATCGCTGTTGAATGCCGACGCGCTGCTGGACAACGGGTGCCCCGTGCTCAAACGTCGTCCGTTCTTCCAGTGGCCGCCCTATCTCGACCGTTTCGCGGTCATCGGCCGGTGGACGTTGGAGAAGGCGGCGTCATACGGCTATCCGGTGGAGCTCATCTGGCGGAACCTCGCCCGCAACGTCCCGCCGAGAGACCTGAACGCGGATGCGTGCATGCTCGAAGTGCTCCCGGAGATCGACGTGTCCTACGACCCGACCGAGCCCTTCCGCACGGTGGTCATCGCGCATATCTTCTATGAGGAGATGACCGGCGAGATACTCGACCGCGCGGACACGCTACCGGGTGCCTACGACCTCGTCGTGACGACGCCGGACGCGACGAGGGCTGCGGCGATCCAGGCGGCCATCGACGCGCGAGGAACGACGCGCGGGAGCGTCGACGTGCGGGTCCTCGCATCGAACGACGGCCGCGACCAGAGCGCCTTCCTGATCGGATGCCGCGACGTGCTGCTCAGCGGCGCGTACGACCTCGTCGTGAAGATCCACTCCAAGAAGACGGTCCAGGACGGGTACAACATCGGCCGCCACTTCAAGGCGCAGCAGTTCGAGAACCTCCTGAGTAGCCCCGGGTACACCGCGAACCTGATCGCGCTGTTCCAGAAGGAGCCGGGCCTCGGACTGGTGTTCCCACCGACGATCCACATCGGATACCCGACCATGGGCCGGGGATGGTGGTCGAACAAGCCGGGATTCGAGAAGCTCGCGGCCGAATTCGGGATCCAGGTGCCGCTGGACGAGATCTCACCACTGGCGCCGTACGGTTCGATGTTCGTCGCGCGGCCAGAGGCATTGCGCGTCCTCGTCGAGCAGGACTGGACCTACGATAAGTTCGGTGGCGCGGAAGCCTACCGCGACGGCGGGCTCGCGCACATCCTGGAGCGGATGCCCTGCTACGCGGCGGGCGAGCTCGGTTACCACAGCCGGACGGTGTCGAACTTCGAGTACATGTCGATCAGCCATACGACGTTCGAGTTCAACTTCGACGAGATGTCGGCCACGATCCCCGGCTACACCTACGAGCAGATCGAGTTCCTGAAGCTCGCGGGCTACGTCGGGCACGGGCGCGCTCGTGACTTCGCCCGCATCTACATGCGGTTGTGGCATCCGGGTACCGGCGCGAAGGTCGGTCGGGCGCTCGAGCCCGACCGGTGGCTCGGTCGATGGACACGCCGCCTCCGGCATCCCCGAGCCTCAGCGCGGAACCTGCTGCGGCGGAACTCGAAATGA